CGCCGTGGTGCCGTGGCGGGCCGGGGCGCCGCTGGAGCTGCCGGACCCCGCGGACCCAGCCGCCCGGGCGCGGGCGATGGCGGTCTCCCTGCCCGTGCGCCGCGCTCCCAGCACCTCTGACGTCCCCGGCGCGATCGCGGTGCACGACCCCGCCTTCCCGCACTCGCGCGACGACAACCGGCTGCTGGTCACCGGCGACCTGGACGTCGACGCCATCGAGGCGCTGACCGCCCGGCAGGCAGCGGACGGCGGGTGGCCGGCCCGGACGGCGACACTGCTGCACCCCGGCGCCGGGCCGGTCGCCGCCGCCCTCGCCCGCCGTGGGTGGGACGTCTCCAGCGCCGTGGTGCTGGCCCACCGCGGCCCGTTCCCGGCCGCCGCCGACGGCCCCGCCGAGGTCGTGCCCCAGGCCGCGGTGCACCCGCTGTGGGACCGCTCCTGGCGCCAGGAGCTCACCGGCACCGGACCGCTGCTGGACGAGGTGGTCGGCCAGCTGGTCGGCCGGGAGCACCGCAACGACCGGGTCGTGCAGGTGGTCGACCTGGCCGTCCGCGCCGACGTCGGTGCCGGGCCGGAGGTCGTCGCTGCGCTGCAGCTGCGGGTGGACGGCGCGACCGCGTCGGTGGAGTCGGTGCTCACCGACCCCCGCGCCCGGCGGCGCGGGTACGCCGACGCGCTGCTGGGCGCGGCGCTCGCGCGGGCCGGCGCGGCGGGGTGCGACCTGGTCGTGCTGGAGGCGGCCGAGGAGGACTGGCCGCGGCACTGGTACAGCAGGCGCGGGTTCGCCGAGGTGGGGCAGGTCTGGGACGCCGTCGGTCAGACCGGCGCGACCGCCGAGAGGACCAGGTAGGCGACGGCGGCCGAGGGCAGCAGCGAGTCCATCCGGTCCATCAGGCCACCGTGCCCGGGCAGCAGGTTGCCCATGTCCTTGATGCCCAGGTCGCGCTTGATCAGCGACTCACCCAGGTCACCGAGGGTGGCGGTGAAGGCGATGGCGACGCCGTAGAGCACCCCGCCCCACCACGGGCCGTGGAAGGTGAGCGTCACCAGCAGCGTGCCGATCAGCACGCAGGCCAGCACCGACCCGGCGAAGCCCTCCCAGGACTTCTTCGGGCTGATCGACCGGGCCAGCGGGTGCTTGCCGAAGAGCACGCCGGCGGCGAACCCGCCCACGTCGCTGCAGACCACGGTGGCGATGAACGCCAGCACCCGGGCGACGCCGTCGTCGGGCACCAGGAGCAGCACCGCGAAGCCGGCGAGCAGCGGCACGTACAGCGCGACGAAGACCGCCGCCGAGGCGTCGCGCAGGTAGCCGACCGGGCCGTCGCCGAGCCGCCACAGCAGGACGGCGAAGACGGTCAGCAGGAAGGCGACCACCAGGCCGGAGGGGCCGCGGCTCCAGGCCAGGGCCATCATCGCCACGGCCCCGACGAGCACCGGCGCGCGCGGCGGGCGGTGGCCGCCGCGCTCCAGCGCCCCGGTGAGCTCGACGATGCTGATCAGCACCGCGATGGTGACCACCAGCAGGAAGGCCGGCCGCCAGACCAGCAGGGTGGCCACGACCACCGCGGCCAGGCCCAGGCCGACCCCGATGGCCGAGGCCATGTCGCGGCCGGCGCGGCCGGTGGCCCGCGGCGCACCGGAGGGCGTGTCGATCGGCGGCTCGCCGGTCGCCTCGGCGCCCAGCGCGTCCGGGACCGCGGTCAGCGGGGGCTCGGCGCCGTCGTCCTCGACCGGTTCGGCGTCCGGCCCGGCACCGGCGGCCGCGGGCTCGTCGTCCCAGCGCAGGCCGACCGTCTGCGGCCCGTCGACCGGCGCCGGCCGCTTGGCCGGCCGCGCCCGCGGGGGTGCCGGGCGGGGCGGCGCCGGGCGCTCACCGATCCGGACGACCGGGACGGCGTCGTCGGCGTCGAACAGGCCGGCCCGGCCGCGGGCAGGCTCACGCCCCGAGCCGGAGGGGTCGGGGCGGGGCGGGTCGGAGGTCACGGGACGGCGTCCGCTGGTCGGGTCAGACGTCGAGGAGCTCGGTCTCCTTGTTCTTCATCGCCTCGTCGATGCTGGCGACGTGGGTGGCGGTGAGGTCGTCGAGCTCCTTCTCCGCGCGCCGCACGTCGTCCTCGCCGGCCTCGCCGTCCTTCGCGATGCGGTCGAGCTCCTCCTTCGCGCGGCGGCGGATGTTGCGGATCGCCACCTTCGCGTCCTCGCCCTTCGACCGGGCCTGCTTCACCAGGTCGCGGCGGCGGTCCTCGGTGAGCTGCGGGAAGACCACCCGGATGATCGTGCCGTCGTTGGTGGGGTTCACGCCCAGGTCCGAGTCGCGGATCGCCCGCTCGATGGCCTGCAGCTGGCCCATGTCGTAGGGCTTGATGACCGCCATCCGCGCCTCGGGCACGGAGATCGAGGCCATCTGCGGCACCGGGGTGTAGGCGCCGTAGTAGTCGACCGAGATCTTGTTGAACATCGAGGGGGCGGCGCGGCCGGTGCGCACGGAACCGAGGTCCTCGCGGGCGACCGACAGGGCCTTGTCCATCCGCTCCTCGGCGTCGAGCAGGGTGTCGTCGATCACGGGGTTCTCTCCTCCTGCGGCAGTGCCGCCGTGCTGGCCGGTGGGTGTTCGGGGGTACGTGCGCGGAGACGTCCGGCGACCGTCGTCCGTACCCCGGGCCGGTCGGGTCAGACCGGCTGGCTGATCAGCGTGCCGATCCTCTCACCTGCGACCGCGCGGGCGATGTTGCCGTCCTTCAGCAGGTTGAACACGACGATCGGCATCTTGTTGTCCATGCACAGGCTGATCGCCGTGGCGTCGGCGACCTTGAGCTGCTTGGCCAGGACCTCGGCGTAGTCCAGGTCGTGGTACATCGTGGCCGACGGGTTGGTGCGCGGGTCGTCGCTGTACACGCCGTCGACCCCGTTCTTGGCCATCAGCAGCACCTGGCAGCCGATCTCCAGTGCGCGCTGGGCGGCGACGGTGTCGGTGGAGAAGTAGGGCATGCCGGCGCCGGCCCCGAAGATGACCAGCCGGCCCTTCTCCAGGTGCCGCACGGCCTTGCGCGGGATGTAGGGCTCGGCGACCTGGCCCATGGTGATCGCCGTCTGCACCCGGGTCTCCAGGCCGACCTGCTCGCAGAAGGCCTGCAGCGCGAGGGCGTTCATGACGGTGCCCAGCATGCCCATGTAGTCGGCGTGCCGGCGGTCCATGCCCGCCTCGGCCAGCTCGGCGCCGCGGAAGAAGTTGCCACCGCCGACGACGATGGCCACCTGCGTGCCGCCGTGGACGACCTCGGCCAGCTGCTCGGCGATGCGGTGGACGATGCCGCCGTCGACGCCGACGCTGCCGCCGCCGAACGCCTCACCGGAGAGCTTGAGCAGCACCCGGCGGTAGCCGCTGCCGTCGGTCGGGACGGAGGCGGCGGGTGCGAACAGCAGCCCCTCCGGGTTGGTGGCAGCGGTCGTGTCGCTCACGTGGCGGGTCCCTCGGTTCGGTGTCGTCGTGGTCGATCCTGCCGCATCCGCCGCGCGGGGTCCTCCGCGTCGTCGTCCGGACAGGCCACCGGCCCCGCTCCTCAGGAGGAACGGGGCCGGGTATGGCCACCCTTCAGCGGCCCGCGCCGAGCGTGCGAGGCGTGGGGGGAAGGGTGGTCCTTCGTCAGGCCTGGCCGACCTCGAAGCGGGCGAACCGCTCCACGGTGAGGCCGGAGTCGGCGATGACCTGCTGCACCGTGCGCTTGGGCTCGGTGATGGAGGGCTGCTCCAGCAGGACGAAGTCCTTGTAGTAGGCGTTGACCCGACCCTCGACGATCCGCGCGATCGCCTGCTCGGGCTTGCCCTCCTCCTTCGCCGTCTGCTCGGCGACCCGGCGCTCGGTCTCGACCGCGTCGGCCGGGACCTCCTCGCGGTTCAGGTAGCGCGGGCGCGCGGCGGCGATGTGCATCGCCAGCGAGCGGGCCGCGTCGGCGTCGCCACCGGAGTACTGCACGGCGACACCGATGGCCGGGGGCAGGTCCGTCGCCCGCTTGTGCAGGTAGACGGCGGTGGTGCCCTCGAAGACGGCGAAGCGGGACAGCACCAGCTTCTCGCCGATGCGGGCCGACTCGGCCTCGATCAGCTTCTCGACCGTCTGGCCGTCGGTCTCGGTGGCCAGCAGGGCCTGGACGTCGGCCGGCTTCTCGGCCAGGGCGATGTCCAGCAGGCGCTCGGCGAGGGCGACGAACTCGGCGTTCTTGGCGACGAAGTCGGTCTCGCAGTCGAGCTCGAGCAGCGCGCCGTCACGCGTGACGACGACACCGTTGGTCGTGGAGCGCTCGAGGCGCTTGCCCACGTCCTTGGCGCCCTTGACCCGGAGCAGCTCGATGGCCTTGTCGTAGTCGCCATCGGCCTCGGTCAGGGCCTTCTTGGAGTCCATCATGCCGGCGCCGGTGGCGTCGCGGAGACGCTTCACGTCGGCTGCGGTGAAGGCAGGCATGTCACTTCCTCTGGTCTGGGGGTGCTGGGGTGCGGACGTGCGGCGGCGCCGCCCCCCGACGCCCGGCGGGCGAGGGGGAGCGGCGCCGGAGCGGATCAGCCGTTCTGGGCGCCCTGGGTGCCGGTGGTCTGGTCACCGGTGGCGGGGACACCCTCGACCGGGGCGACCTCGGTCGCGGTGACGGTCGGGGCCTCGGCCGGGGTCTCCGGCAGCTCGGTCGCCGTGGCCGGGGCAGCGGCGTCGGCGGCCGGGGCCGCGGCGTCGGCGCCACCGGTGAGGAGCTCGCGCTCCCAGTCGGCCAGCGGCTCGCCGCCGCCGACCGGCGCCTCGGCGCCGTCCTCGGAACGACCGGCGTTGGCCTGCGCGGCCGAGCGGGCCATCAGGCCCTCGGCGACCGCGTCGGCGATGACGCGGGTCAGCAGCGCGGTGCTGCGGATGGCGTCGTCGTTGCCCGGGATCTTGTAGTCGACCTCGTCGGGGTCGCAGTTGGTGTCGAGGATCGCGACGACCGGGATGCCCAGCTTCCGGGCCTCGCCGACGGCGATGTGCTCCTTCTTGGTGTCCACGATCCAGACGGCGCTGGGCACCTTCTTCATGTCGCGGATGCCGCCGAGGGAGCGCTCGAGCTTGGCCTTCTCGCGGGAGAGGACCAGCTGCTCCTTCTTCGACAGGCTCACCAGGGCGCCGGTCTGCTCGAGGTCCTCGAGCTCCTTGAGGCGCTCCAGCCGCTTGTAGACGGTCTGGAAGTTGGTGAGCATGCCGCCCAGCCAGCGCTGGTTCACGTAGGGCATGCCGACGCGGGTCGCCTGCTCGGCGATGACCTCCTGCGCCTGGCGCTTGGTCCCGATGAACATGATCGAACCGCCGTGGGCGACGGTCTGCTTCACGAACTCGTAGGCCTGGTCGATGTAACCCAGCGTCTGCTGGATGTCGATGATGTAGATGCCGTTGCGCTCGGTGAAGATGAACCGCTTCATCTTCGGGTTCCACCGACGGGTCTGGTGCCCGAAGTGGACCCCGCTGTCGAGCAGGTTCTTCATGCTGACGACTGCCACGCGGCGCCGCCTTCCTTCTCGTGCGCGGGCGGCCGGGGCCGGCACCGCGCTGCTCGGTTGTCGCAGGCGCCCCGGTGGAGCGCCGCCCTGGTGCCCGGCCGCGCCACCGAACCCGCCGGGAGGGCGGGACCGAGGTGGCGACTGCCCCGCTGCAGCAGCGGGAAGAGGACACGCGAAGTCGATCCGCCGGAGGCGGACCGCAGGGCCAGCATACGCGCCCGTCCCGGCTGCTCCGACCGGGTCGTCCCCAGGGCGGGCCACCGTCCACAGCCGCGGTCCGCCCCGACCCCCGAGCGGCCGGGGGCGGCAGGGTCGGCGGGGTGTCCCGCACCCGTCTGCTGGTGGTGTCCGTCGTCCTCACGGCGTGCCTCGCCCCGTCCCTCGGCGTCCCCCGCTCCGCGTCCGCCGCCCCGGCCCGGCCCGCGTCCGCCGCCGCACCGGCGGCCGCGCTGTGGGTGCTGCCGCTCGCCGGCGACCTGCTGGTGACCCGGCCGTTCGACCCACCTCCCGGGCCGTACGGCGCCGGGCACCGCGGCGCCGACCTGGCCGGCTCGGTCGGGCAGCCGGTGCTGGCGGCCAGCGCCGGGGTGGTCGCCTTCGCCGGGCAGGTCGCCGGGCGGCCGGTGGTGAGCGTCGAGCACGCCGACGGCCTGCGCACCACCTACGAGCCGGTGCAGCCGATCGTGGCGGCCGGGCAGGTGGTCGCCCGCGGCTCCCCGCTGGGCGTGCTCCTCGCCGGGCACCCGGGGTGCCCGGCCCAGGCGTGCCTGCACTGGGGCCTGCGCCGGGCGGGCACCTACCTGGACCCGTTGTCGCTGCTCCGACCTCCTCGGGTGCGGTTGCTGCCGTGGGGGGACGTGGGGTGAGCAGCCCGTGCCACCGGCTGCGGTGACGAGCCCGGGGTCGCTACGGTCCGACCATGCGATTCGGACGCAAGCGGCCGATCGACGACGACGCGCGGGCGCTGGCCGACCTGGAGGGCGTCATCGACCGGTTCGGCTGGGGCGTGCTGCACGTGGGTCAGGGGCCGGCCTCGGGCGAGCCCCGGTTCTCCTACACCGTCGGGCTGACGGCCCTCGGCCACCCCGAGGTGATCGCCGTCGGGCTGCCGTTCGAGGCGGCCGAGCAGTTCCTCAACCTGGTCGGGGAGAGCGTCCGGGCCGGCGACCGCTGGGCGCACGGCTCCACGACCGACCGGTTCACCGACGCAGACTCCCCCGTCGTGTTCCTGCGCGTGGAGGACACCAGCCGGCTCACCGCCGTGGCGCAGGTCTACGGCCGGGTCGAGGCCGTGCAGCTGGTCTGGCCGGACTCCACCGGCAAGCTGCCGTGGCAGGAGGGTCACCGCAACCCGCCCGGGGTGCAGCCGCTGCTCGGCCCGCGACCGGCCGACTGACCCGGCCGGTGCGCGGGTGCGGCCGCGACCGGCCGCCGCACCGTCAGGCGATGTCGGCTAGCTTGCCGCGCAGGTGCAGGACCGCCTTGGTGTGCAACTGGCAGATCCGGCTCTCGGTCACCCCGAGCACCCGGCCGATGTCGGCCAGGGTGAGGCCCTCGAAGTAGTAGAGGCTGACGACGACCTTCTCCCGCTCCGGGAGCTGCTCGACGGCGCGGGCCAGCAGCTGGCGGGCCTCGCCGTGCTCGGCCATCGCCTGCGGGTCCAGCGCGCTGGTGTCCTTGAGCGTGTCGACCAGGCGCGGGGCGGAGCCGTCGTCGTCGACCAGCAGCTCGTCGAGGGCCACCACGTTGACCAGGGA
The Modestobacter versicolor genome window above contains:
- a CDS encoding GNAT family N-acetyltransferase, which translates into the protein MSDPGVLLHLTTPAEWRAALDAGAVTPPSLAEVGFVHLSSPEQVHLPAERLFRGRRDVVLLVVDPARLQHPVRLEPGVPGDPASMRFPHLYGPLPTAAVVAVVPWRAGAPLELPDPADPAARARAMAVSLPVRRAPSTSDVPGAIAVHDPAFPHSRDDNRLLVTGDLDVDAIEALTARQAADGGWPARTATLLHPGAGPVAAALARRGWDVSSAVVLAHRGPFPAAADGPAEVVPQAAVHPLWDRSWRQELTGTGPLLDEVVGQLVGREHRNDRVVQVVDLAVRADVGAGPEVVAALQLRVDGATASVESVLTDPRARRRGYADALLGAALARAGAAGCDLVVLEAAEEDWPRHWYSRRGFAEVGQVWDAVGQTGATAERTR
- a CDS encoding phosphatidate cytidylyltransferase: MTSDPPRPDPSGSGREPARGRAGLFDADDAVPVVRIGERPAPPRPAPPRARPAKRPAPVDGPQTVGLRWDDEPAAAGAGPDAEPVEDDGAEPPLTAVPDALGAEATGEPPIDTPSGAPRATGRAGRDMASAIGVGLGLAAVVVATLLVWRPAFLLVVTIAVLISIVELTGALERGGHRPPRAPVLVGAVAMMALAWSRGPSGLVVAFLLTVFAVLLWRLGDGPVGYLRDASAAVFVALYVPLLAGFAVLLLVPDDGVARVLAFIATVVCSDVGGFAAGVLFGKHPLARSISPKKSWEGFAGSVLACVLIGTLLVTLTFHGPWWGGVLYGVAIAFTATLGDLGESLIKRDLGIKDMGNLLPGHGGLMDRMDSLLPSAAVAYLVLSAVAPV
- the frr gene encoding ribosome recycling factor, giving the protein MIDDTLLDAEERMDKALSVAREDLGSVRTGRAAPSMFNKISVDYYGAYTPVPQMASISVPEARMAVIKPYDMGQLQAIERAIRDSDLGVNPTNDGTIIRVVFPQLTEDRRRDLVKQARSKGEDAKVAIRNIRRRAKEELDRIAKDGEAGEDDVRRAEKELDDLTATHVASIDEAMKNKETELLDV
- the pyrH gene encoding UMP kinase; its protein translation is MSDTTAATNPEGLLFAPAASVPTDGSGYRRVLLKLSGEAFGGGSVGVDGGIVHRIAEQLAEVVHGGTQVAIVVGGGNFFRGAELAEAGMDRRHADYMGMLGTVMNALALQAFCEQVGLETRVQTAITMGQVAEPYIPRKAVRHLEKGRLVIFGAGAGMPYFSTDTVAAQRALEIGCQVLLMAKNGVDGVYSDDPRTNPSATMYHDLDYAEVLAKQLKVADATAISLCMDNKMPIVVFNLLKDGNIARAVAGERIGTLISQPV
- the tsf gene encoding translation elongation factor Ts codes for the protein MPAFTAADVKRLRDATGAGMMDSKKALTEADGDYDKAIELLRVKGAKDVGKRLERSTTNGVVVTRDGALLELDCETDFVAKNAEFVALAERLLDIALAEKPADVQALLATETDGQTVEKLIEAESARIGEKLVLSRFAVFEGTTAVYLHKRATDLPPAIGVAVQYSGGDADAARSLAMHIAAARPRYLNREEVPADAVETERRVAEQTAKEEGKPEQAIARIVEGRVNAYYKDFVLLEQPSITEPKRTVQQVIADSGLTVERFARFEVGQA
- the rpsB gene encoding 30S ribosomal protein S2; the encoded protein is MAVVSMKNLLDSGVHFGHQTRRWNPKMKRFIFTERNGIYIIDIQQTLGYIDQAYEFVKQTVAHGGSIMFIGTKRQAQEVIAEQATRVGMPYVNQRWLGGMLTNFQTVYKRLERLKELEDLEQTGALVSLSKKEQLVLSREKAKLERSLGGIRDMKKVPSAVWIVDTKKEHIAVGEARKLGIPVVAILDTNCDPDEVDYKIPGNDDAIRSTALLTRVIADAVAEGLMARSAAQANAGRSEDGAEAPVGGGEPLADWERELLTGGADAAAPAADAAAPATATELPETPAEAPTVTATEVAPVEGVPATGDQTTGTQGAQNG
- a CDS encoding M23 family metallopeptidase; translation: MSRTRLLVVSVVLTACLAPSLGVPRSASAAPARPASAAAPAAALWVLPLAGDLLVTRPFDPPPGPYGAGHRGADLAGSVGQPVLAASAGVVAFAGQVAGRPVVSVEHADGLRTTYEPVQPIVAAGQVVARGSPLGVLLAGHPGCPAQACLHWGLRRAGTYLDPLSLLRPPRVRLLPWGDVG
- a CDS encoding DUF4262 domain-containing protein, producing the protein MRFGRKRPIDDDARALADLEGVIDRFGWGVLHVGQGPASGEPRFSYTVGLTALGHPEVIAVGLPFEAAEQFLNLVGESVRAGDRWAHGSTTDRFTDADSPVVFLRVEDTSRLTAVAQVYGRVEAVQLVWPDSTGKLPWQEGHRNPPGVQPLLGPRPAD